The genome window tggtaaataaatcaacaagaaatagttaatctgtatttcatgcattgattcagattttcaaattatataacagtccgcttgggcgaatttatcgtcatttatcgttatcgagataaatctgctcaatttatcgtgatacatgtttaaggccatatcgcccagccctaatacccacccaaatttatataaactggcactcacatttatctgcaccccagcttcatctgtgccttgtgaaagaatattttctaaagctggtgaaatattgtccaaaaaaagaaaacgtttaaagccagccactgtggaaaagctattatttctaaattaaaatgaataacaaattatccttaccacttgttgtattttattcacatactaaattactaacacaagcacattcatatctttgtcttaagcaaatagccattaaattcttaacaatgttgacctcttgggcctctacaccacttgatggcgccatagagtaaatgaagcaccatgaagctttgctacatgtgcaaaccaattggctgcaaagctccattgcttcatgaggcttcatttggccatcactaaaaaaaaaacaataatacttggctgcggccgtcagccactacaaacagcgtcaagttgctagttgctacaaacatatgcctatggtagatatcacatatatttaGACTAGatttgaaatgacagactttcccacactagtaaacaggcgccatcttaaagtgtatgtcaacacctggggaaatgctaatattccatcatttatccataaacgaatgccttttggattcatatcatgtcactttgtgtaattacacacatcgcaacaccaagaaaatgagagaaatttgggtcaatttcaagctaaaaagacccgcccccgagatcccggaaatctggcagattgtgggcgtgacatcaaaacaaggaaacaaccggctcggtGCTTTAGtagtgaatggcggcgatgatggcggacaattacgtttctagttgcagcgacgaatccgacgtaacgaacattcttctaatggtgacgaggagagttatgaacctttctttggtgttttgggttatcaatttgagcccaaacgaaagccaatgcagcctaatgaaaggatcattgaggggagcaatcacactgatgaaacctcGACAACAGTtcttgtgggaaacaccaaatggtatgttttgcatttctttttgtgaagctgatacaccgtgaccgcaaaataatgtatagaataattatcatttaatatgctatcatcggtttcgctctgccaaccgacacaaatatgaatgggattagagcaggggtccccggtgtgatttgggtctttttttcacggaccggtgtccctcttttatattcagttggactctcaatgttatccaatggtgctaaaaaactatttacatcacaaacatacatgtgcaacacggaaatggcgtaaattaacgcttaacgacaaggcgaagtcgttaagtgagagggctacgtgcagttgttgtgtgcgccaaacatggcaaacgtaagttaatattcctttctttaaagaaagtttgtagcgtgcacttaggaatcgctgcattcgtggTCCTTTTTAACATTACgtgcatgccaactttgtcagaactcCTTTTTAACATTACGTGCATGCcgactttgtcagaacaccggcaatgtgcggcaaaaaaatacagcaaatataaaatagcattttttttttagccccgttgtgttaagtgcagggaaaaaatacaactcacccgctgaatcagtgggagggctgagtttgtttcgttgagacgagatgggagagtgagagaagctagcatcaagctagtgatgttggaaattgtagcacagttttcagcgcgctccaagcgatgtcgggatattccgaaatgactttaatccagaatttcggtagagttgttgtttcaaatgtacgtttaagtcgccgtgatttgcgatctctacaagatgATATTCCTGTtttacagacatgctcgaatcacttgatttattcacatacgggtcacgaattcactccttcgcagttcgtgggtctttagtgattgggaagtagcataaattttgttttctttgaggttgtaggcacatcttctggctcgtcaggtagtgatggcaaaatgaagcCCCATGAAGCAGTGAAGCCCTGCAGGGAAATGCGTCACACACACCTAGGGGCTTCAAGAGGATTGATTACCTCGACtacgccatcatgtggacagaAAAATGTATAACATGCTTGGTGCATGAATCATGCTCTGATTACaaagaaaatacatattttaagtTTAACATGAATTATTGTGTGTTACTTTGTCTATGTGCATATGAaacaagtgaaaatgtgaaatgaggcaaaatgtgcttactcatttttatttagaaacaatattttttccaaAGTTTTTGGACTCAGGCGGTTTCTTTTTTTGCAGAGAATTTCACCTGCTTTTGAAAAAACTCTTTCACATGGCACTGATGAAGCAGGGGTGCATAGATAGGATACAGCAAGTTTGTATAAAGTTGGAAGTGTATATTTCTGTGATTCCCAGTACTGAAGGGGACTTTCAACTCGGGGGATGTTTGGTGCTCCCAGATACTTTTGCACCTCAACTGTTGCATTTGCCGTGACATTTGTGGTTCTTGCTTGATGGACTGAGGCATCAAAATGATGCCACAGTTTGCTTCCTAGGAAAGAAACAGATATTAGTAATTATTTAATATTAGAACAATTAGGAAATATTAAATACCTCCAACAGACTGGGAAGGTTCTGATGATGACGACGACGGtgatgataatgatgatgaAGTAGATGAGGCTGTGCGGCTCATGATAGCTGCGCATTCCATCGTGAGCCTTTTTTCTGCCTCTGCTGCTTTACTGGGACTGAAGAAGCCTACTTTTTTAAACCTTGGGTCAAGCAGAGTAGCCAGAAACATAATGCTCATAGACTGGAGTTGGTTCAGCTTCTCTCTTAGTTGTCTTTGCAGAAACTCAACCATGGATGTGCTCTCTGGAGTTTGAAGCTGTCGAATCTCTTCTTCCTCCAGGGAGTGATGCAACATGGACAACAGCGGAATTACCTTTGACCCCGAAACTTTCTTCTCCTCAGACAGCTCAATTGTGGCATAGTTAAATGGCTCCAATACTTTCAAACAGTCAGCAATAATTCTGTACTGTTCAGCAGACAATGGTGTCAGATCAGTGCGTAGACCAGCCAAAGCTGCTCCGACAGGCTCTCTCAAAGTGTAGATACGCTGAAGCATGAGATAAGTGCTGTTCCACCTCGTTTCAACCTCCTGAAGAAGTTTAAGCACCGGAAGGCCCATTTGAACTTGCATCTGAGTTAGTCTCTCCTACATTAAAATCAAGTGACAAATTAATaaatagcaaaaaataaaatatgttacatatgaCAAGTAAGGAGCTTACCTTTGCtgtagtgctgctcttaaaataACCAACTATCTTCCGACAGTTTGCCCGGATGTGGAACAATTCAGGACATTGGTCAAGAgcttttttcaccaaaagatTTAGCGTATGTGCCACACAAATAGTGTGACGCATATGAAGCTCTCTGGCACAAGCTCCCATATTTGCTGCTCCATCAGTCACTAGACATGTCACTTTGTCACTGATACCCCACTCTGACATTAGCGAGGTTTTCATAAAAGCCATgtttgctgcagtgtgtgcctcAGGGAAATGTTGCACCCCCAGTACAACTGATTGGAGGGATGTGGTTTCATCAATGAAATGACATGTCACAGCTAGATAGGCATCAGTATTGATGGACGTCCACATATCTGATGTCAAACTACATGCAGATGCTTTAGCCACAATGGCTTTTGTTTTATCTTTGGTTTCCTTGTACCTTTTTTCCACCATGGCTTTCAAAGTCTAAAAAAAAGTACGATTTATGGAATTGAAAAGTATTGAAATGGTTAATCCTATAATATAGTGCTTCATGTCGTGACATACATACCTGCCGTGTAGGTAGAACGTAGGAAGGAGCTAAAGCTTTCATAAGCTTTTTGAATCCACTGCCGTCCACCAAGGAAAACGGCTGAGAATCCTCAATTACCATATCAACCAACAGCTCAGCCAAGTCAACCTTCTCAGCTATATTAAATTACATGTCAGAGTTATAAAACaaaccaacaaacaaacaaaaatgcacaCAGTGTAGTGTGGGACTATGAATATAAATGACCCACCTGAGCCGGGTTCAACCTGGTTGGTCTCCTCGTTCCCATGCAAGACCCTATAGTGCCTTAGCATTGTTgaggtgttattattataactaAGCACCTTGGAACACACCAGACACTTCACCTAAGTATTCggaaaggaaaaatgtgaattttATGTGTCATCACACTTTCTTTCATTATTGGAATCTGTTAAATAGTAATTAATTGCAGTGCATTACCTTCTGAGGTGAGATCAGCTCAAAGTGCTCCCAAACAGGGGAAAATCTCCTTTTTCCTGCTGGTTCCATCGCAAAAATGAAGCTCGTCGAATCGAATGCCAAATAGCGCAATAAGGGACTCGAAAACACGAAAAGTGAAGGGGAATCCATAGCGTTTCTTGGCCGCTTTTATTTCGAACTCCAATCAAGCCAAGCGAATCAGATCCTGAATCAGTCACGTGGTACAGCCGCTCGCAAATGCTTTACTGAATCAGCCACCTGGTACACCTGCTCGCGAATCATTTCCCCAATCAGTCACGTGGTACACCCGCTCGCAAATGCTTTCCTGAATCAGCCACCTGGTACACCTGCTCGCGAATCATTTCCCGAATCAGTCACGTGGTACACCTGCTTCGCGGGGCAACAAACGTCACCACGTAAGTCGTCAACACGCGCATCGGCTCGCGGTTCATGAACCACTCATCTACATTACTCGGCACACACTTCAGGGATTCGACCCGAGGAGCACATCACTACTGTTGGTgctttattattgtattttgttatgttagcatgctaatgctaacaagtGAATTCTATTGCATTTTCATGTCTTGGTGCTTTGTTATTGTGTATTTCAATATtagcatgctaatgctaacatgctaatgctaacatgtgAATAGTATTGCTTTTTTGTAACTTGGTTGGTTGGTTCATGCTGGCCAGGTGGTCCTGCCCTGCCTTGGGACCACTGCAACATACGGATGGCGAGCTAGAACTTGAGCCAGGAGCCTGACGATCCTTTTTCCTTGTCTTCAACACAAGACGGTCTGGTAGGAGGCTCTGCAGCCCGTTTTTCTCTCCCCACGACTCAagtcaagcacttcaaataccCATTCAACTTGTGATGATTCAAGCAGCACTAATGGACACCCACCTTGTATCTCCATAAAACTGAAGGCATTCGTTCATGCTGTTTGTCACTTACGAACGTCGGGGTGGGGAaagcaaagttttttttccctctctctctccGTTGATCAACTTTAAATTGTGTACACAGTCAGATTTCGGAAATATGTCTCTGTATCACATTTCTTTAATACACTtttcattcaatcaaaaaaatttgtgATTATTCATTGCCGCTGCCATCCAGTAGCCGAACATGATCTTCCTGATATGCCCACTATTTTGTCACCTCAGTGGTGCTCTTAACAACACGGCTCATACTTGTTACAAAAACATTTCTCCCAACAGTCACCACCTGAGTTCGGGCTACCTGAAAGCCAGGCAATACATGGATGAGGAGGACTACGACAAAATCATCAGCGAATGCACTAAGGAGGTGGACTCGGAGGGCCGCTACATGGCTGAGGCGCTGCTCCTGCGCGCCACTTTTCACGTGTTGACTCGCAACCGAGTGGAGGCTGGTGTCGACTTGGACCGCATCATCAATATGCAGGAAGCCAACGTCAAGGTACATGTGCTAATAGCACCGGATCCCATGGAAGGAAGAATGGTTGTAATATCAGGAAACATAAGGATGTTGGCATGTACTGTAGGGTGTGTCAAGAAATAAAAAGTTGAGAAATGAGAGGGGGCCCCATGTTTTCAAGTTGTCTTATGATATACTTGATCAtaatcaaaagcaaaaaaatggttttgactttatttacctacccccttttttgattgaaaaacagcattttttgCCCGTTTTTGCATGTTTTGACCATTTCCGCCTAAACCCTGTTTTTtcagatatgtaattttttatGCAATATTTATCATCTCCATTTAAAACCAGATATTTACTACAGTTGAAAATTgtccctttaaaaataaaaaaatggtccttttaaaaatgaaacttaTTTAGTTTCCAATAAAACTTTTACACTTCTAACATGACAAGACATGCCGCCGGCCATCACAGATCATTAAGAGAACACTTTGTACCCGAAcatatttgaattgaactgttgaaccttTTTATTGATAACTCCTATTGAGATGGGTCCCAAGACCAGGCATGAGGCTGGTACTAGTCTGGCTGATGTGACAGGTCCAGGAGAACCGATGATACAAACTGAGCTTCCTACTCTCCGGGGTGTCCTGAGGCATGGCATCTACCTGCAGGAAAAGAGGCTGTTGAAGGATGGGTTGTATAGGAGGAACTACAGCATCAACCAGCTGGTCAAGGATGTCAGGGTGGAGTTGGTGGGCTGTTGGCAGAGGGCAAATGCTCAATTCAGTCCTCCGGTCACCATAACAGACAAGTCCATAGAACGGAAAATCCAGGATGCCTGGACTGCTCTGGAAAACTTCGCCTGGAACAGGGGGGACATGAAGAGGGAGGAGGATAGGAAGAACTTCCTGGACAAATTGGCTTCCTATTCAACATTGCCTCCTGCTGTCATGAAATCCTCCCCTGCTCAGAGTCCGGGTGTGAGGGATGTCAGGAGGGGGCACACCTGAAGGACTGTAACTGTAGGAGGGAGAAAAGGATTCCGAAGCTGGAACTGGCCTCATGATGTCTATGAAGACCAGCCGGCCTCCTGGCCAGAGGGCTTCCATGATGATGGCAGGGCTTGATGTAAAGGAGACTAAGAGGCAACAGAAAGCTGCTGAACGGAAAGAAAAGGGTGACAAGATAAAGAAGGCTACTGCAGAGAAGGAAAAGGAACATCAGAAGGAGTGAGATGACAGGAGGGATGCTGAAGCAGAGCTCTTGCTACAGGAACAGACAAGTAAAGCAACAGCTGAGACAATGGCTGAGGAGATTGTGAAGAAGAGAAACACCCTCAAGATTCCAAATACCGCTCTAGCCACCATCAGGACTGAGGCGACGAACAGACAAGCTGCTGCCATCACCTCGGGATTCATCCAGGACCTGATTGCAGCTGAAATACTGCCAGTTGGAAGTGAGCACCTGGCTGTTGATCCGAAGAAGATTCACCGTGCTAGAGAGGAGGTGATGTTGTTTTTTGTATGCATTTGATTTTgttgaaacatttaataaatcattttgaaaacaaaaaaaatatttcatagcttctaaagttaacaaaaaagctGTTCTCGGCTTCCTTTGTCTTTGCCTGACCgtggtattgtattgtattgtattatgGTGTGGATTTCCATAACAAACTCAAGGTAGGGATAGTAAGCCTGAATGAGGTCCTGGGATGTAGACAAGCAGTCACatatatgaaaatgttattttggcaGATATGGTGGAAATacccccaaaaagaccaaaggcTGTCAATTTTGCATGccagaaaaaaaacgtttttttcagAAACTAcatgagttttattttttataacagTCATTGTTGTGAATATTTGGTTTTGAATGGTATTGATGAAAATTACCAGAAAAAAATTACCAATATGGAAAAACTGATTTGGACGGAAATTGTCAAAATATAccccaaaaaagcatttttcaatcaaaaaagggggTAGGTAACTAAAGTCaaaaccatttttttgtttttgatttttattaaGTATATCATAAGACAACTTGAAAACATAGGGCCCCCTCTCATTTCTccacttatttttttcttgacacaCCCTAATGTACAGGGTTGGGAGTGAGCTGGGTTGCCGTCAGCTTTCACTATCGATGCCCTGATTACCGTAAATTCGGCACTACAGAGCGCACCTAGAGCTTCACGATCcaaaatttgagaaaaaaaaattgcactacgGTAAGTTATAAGCCGCAGGTGTCCGTGTTTTAATATGAGGTTTTCTGTGTAGAAATACTGTTCACTGAAAGATTTCAATGACCAAAAATCTCTTAATCAAATTAAATCATGTCAAGTGGCATCCTTCTCCTTAATATGCTATGTTCTTGTCATTCATATACAGCCAATTGGTGTCACAAGTCGTACTGTTTTTGTccatactgttttttttgtttttttttatagccaGCCTGAAACcacgcaaggcaaatttatttatatagcacaattcaacacaaggcaattcaatgtgctttacatcacatgaagataataaaaatcacatttacagtgcctgtgacacaaaaaagcatgtttatttcataatacacgcggttattttatgctcctgaatagggatgtcccgatccagattTTTGCacctccgatccgataccgatattgttttgcacttccgatcccatactgatactggccgataccaatACCGGCCAATCTGAGCACatattaaagttatttagcctccttaagtagttgtcagactcatgttgaaaacggttttagtactcttgataacaactacccagctgaattaggcgagtttgaataacacacaatggttggtaacaagaagctGACCTTTTTATTcagtgataaacacaaaacattataaataacaaacagaaatggcatattcagtcagtaaaacgtgcaaataatattgtaaactgtcttaaaaaagcaaaacacagaaacaacctcagtggaaaataaacTGTTAATTCAGCATCAGTTCTCTGCTCTTGAACAACTGTACCAAggcttttaaaaaatcagtgcaaataataccattttaaaccaaaaatggcTTCTACTCTCCAATCTTCTCCACACTTTGTTGCTCCATCTCCATCTATTCTTCACAGTCCCTTCAGCTGTTTGCCCTGGATGCAGTCCCAGCATGatggggagattttttttttgacaaagacaagcatttcaagatgctcaggtgacagctgacatttttaccggttAACTTTAAATTTGCATTGCAGTCATAATGTAGGAGATGCCACggaggtaaattgggagacggtaatgcctgtgtgctgaaggtgtgccgtaaaatgcggaccggattttagggaaaccaaagcaaaaaactggaatggattatgtaaatcagtGCGCTGGGAAACCCAGACtggaattcacaaaaaaaatggaTCATGGGTCTATGGGAatatttccgtgtcggccgacccaataccgatgcgcatttttttgcgcaTATCGGCAGTCCATTCGAGCCAAATAACGGATCGAGACAACCCtagtcctgaatgaaatggaccgcttggatgtgtgtggaagcgatcgctatatttatttagttttttgaatcccgcgccacgaaaatgagtgacttccggcaacagtctcaagttgagaaagagggcgctgtgacgtgtacggtagaagacgtcctcttcactatacaatgtattgttgtgtatgaggacgaaggattcagctgattttgcttattaatacgtttattttttgcatcacgtcagccaaacggctgcagaaaaatcattctgtatgagggagaaacGTGTGCGCCTttctggggtttcaaaaggttcccattcatcggtggatattggccaaaacaagccctactactgttggaccatgggacttacgaggaagtgagtaaagatCGTTttctgtattatgtcaaatactgggatcattttaatatgtaggtggcttgcattttatcGGTTAGGCTATAGGCTACTCGGATTACTGCCCTCtttatgtgcccggtgttctgtcaaattttctgaccgatcagaaattgcaactttgtgttaaaaatagccgcgaatacagcgattacaaagtaaacactacaaactttctttaaataaaggactacttatgtttgatcattgctaggcatgtaaaaagctctcctcatgcacattagctgctcgttagctgcacaacaactgcagccgccctcctccggggaacgagctttaaattgctctccgccgggcggttggcCGATCAGCGTTGACAATcgacatgccagtcgtcatgtcaaatgttccgggctagttatgtgtgattttccactttgaagactttgaaacatcactcggttcgggttagcatgccggctagctgtcacgcctgccattgtttacattctccgaagccggggaagggaaatgacagaagcacgatttaggtgtcataaaatatcgttcgggaggtgcgacagtaaaggtgaagtcgacagttttgaccattatggaataattttgccgtgtcgtcctgaataagtgcatttttattatttcatattccatttagcacaagactgttatttgtcatgaccatgccatttatttagcaattggggaaaaatacttggataaaaagaatattctgtaaaaatattgaagtaaagagacagaaacaatgacattttgcagctctcttcgtcgcgttttcctcgttgtgaataattccccctcaacgggctgactggtccttctcaagccatttatttagctattggcttCAGCTCAGCCTTCATTCTGAAAGCTGAGCTGAAGCTGTGCAGTCGCATACAAGCCAGCTCCGTGAAGGACACGCTTCTATCTTCAGTGATAAGCACAGGCCTGGAAATACAGCCTGGAATACAGCTTGGCTATGGGTACCAGAAAGGCTCAGGCTCCGAAACAAGAGGATTTTGAAGAACTTAGAGCCTCCATCCTGAAAATGGAGGCCGCCCTGACCGCCTTGACCAATCCTATTGCCCTCATTGCCTGGTGGCCATGACGCCTGTCTCTACCGGGGTCACGCTCATCATCTCACCCAGTTCTATTTGTCACCAGTGGGTAGAGGAGATCAATCGCCACGTCAGGTCTGCCTCACTGCGAGTGCTGGTGTACCAGGGCGTGAAGAAGCACGGCTTCATCCAGCCACGCGTGCTGGCTGAGCAGGACGTAGTCATCACCACGTACGATTCCATGGAaattaatgactttttgaacaatAGGCGCTAGACTGTCATTGGACTGATCTTGAGCTGTTGCTTGTGCGACCTTGGCGGAAGGGGGACGGGTCCCGATAAGCTTTGGCTTTTTCCGTTCCCTTTGTCATGTCTCTACgttgattttaattttttaatgttgatgatgatgatgatgatgacaaatgacaataaaaaaaataaataattggataaaaagaatatcctgtaaaaatattgaagtagagtgactgaaacaatgacattttgcggctgtcttcgtcgcgttttcctcgttctgaataattgccCCTCAATGGGCTTAATAGTAAAACCCATGAGCactttctcccgctgacgtcatccacctgttgtggacgttagagccctataatggtaggcgtggctaaccggcagattaaaagactaatttctcgtcatctgcgctttgccaaattgttgtatatagtcgaatcgtctcaaaatacgaTTCAAAttaacataataatcctatttaagactttttctcgtgtcgtatgcactttaaatcaatagaacgtaaaaacaacgacaatcaaaataggaaatgaaattatacataaaaatcgcatttaatcacgaatagaataaaaataaaacaaaaactactactatttGTCGGACTACGAGTCACACctgtgtataagtcgcaccagccataaaatgcccaatgaagaggaaaaaaattatataattcgcaccggagtacaagtcgcatttttgTAGGAAATTTActcgataaaatccaacacaaagaatagatatgtcatcttgaaaggcaatttagtataaaaatacaatagagaacaacatgctgaataaatgtacagtgtacagtgcataaacaacgaaatgcgaatatactgtcctcaccaggacgctacggctcggtcctggctatacagcgaactcccaagtgacgatgctggacgtccgtataatttgctgaatcaatgtggtgctcgataccaaacaggttcgcgtcaacgtaaataaatgataattaggtgctcttACAGCAaccgttagcatgcgttcgctagcactagcacatcgttcaaacaaccacaccactggctctaagtgtgcgggtggaaaacacaacaacaacaacagaaaagatgatacacacaggcgttgcctctgtagagatattttaaaagcataaacagcagtgtttctctctcgctaactcgcccactcactcaaagctacgtagctgtccgtcttcttctggcgtgtgagcgcgctTCTTCACgtgaacaagtgcgagtgcgcccccatgtgggcgtgaaagtgccacaaactaaaagcatgcatttcaatataaaattgtcaataataaaattgaacatacattgccaaaggcagaccgCGAAcacggccatagctattaagagttattcagataactatagcataaaaaacTTACATgtgacatgtgaaatgataccataatgtgttaataatttcacacataagttgcttcTGAGTAcaagttgcacccccagccaaaatatgaaaaaaaacaaaaaaaaaaacttatagtccgaagaaTACGGTACTAATAATTTAAATCagtaatggagataagcacaagaggaatagaaagcaagtagatggaaatatgtagacagttatggatatgcagtgctaaacaaagcatttttagccctgatttaaaggagctaacagtttgagcatacttcagaccttcaggtaactttttCCAGAGGTAagaagcataataactaaatgctttctcactctgcttggttcttgttcttggaacatgcaggagaccggttccagacgaccttagagtgtaacgatttcaaaaccggtgtaatgtggtccattttccttgtatttgtgagcatTCTATACTAGCtgtagcttcctgactgatttttcaaattttttttatcaagaccaataaatataccgttgcaatagtccaatctgctacaaaagcacttttaaaaaaaacaacaacaacaaaaaaaccggTTGCTACAAATATGAAGAAGACAAACTTT of Corythoichthys intestinalis isolate RoL2023-P3 chromosome 3, ASM3026506v1, whole genome shotgun sequence contains these proteins:
- the LOC130913366 gene encoding E3 SUMO-protein ligase ZBED1-like; this encodes MDSPSLFVFSSPLLRYLAFDSTSFIFAMEPAGKRRFSPVWEHFELISPQKVKCLVCSKVLSYNNNTSTMLRHYRVLHGNEETNQVEPGSAEKVDLAELLVDMVIEDSQPFSLVDGSGFKKLMKALAPSYVLPTRQTLKAMVEKRYKETKDKTKAIVAKASACSLTSDMWTSINTDAYLAVTCHFIDETTSLQSVVLGVQHFPEAHTAANMAFMKTSLMSEWGISDKVTCLVTDGAANMGACARELHMRHTICVAHTLNLLVKKALDQCPELFHIRANCRKIVGYFKSSTTAKERLTQMQVQMGLPVLKLLQEVETRWNSTYLMLQRIYTLREPVGAALAGLRTDLTPLSAEQYRIIADCLKVLEPFNYATIELSEEKKVSGSKVIPLLSMLHHSLEEEEIRQLQTPESTSMVEFLQRQLREKLNQLQSMSIMFLATLLDPRFKKVGFFSPSKAAEAEKRLTMECAAIMSRTASSTSSSLSSPSSSSSEPSQSVGGSKLWHHFDASVHQARTTNVTANATVEVQKYLGAPNIPRVESPLQYWESQKYTLPTLYKLAVSYLCTPASSVPCERVFSKAGEILCKKRNRLSPKTLEKILFLNKNE